A window of Thalassophryne amazonica chromosome 21, fThaAma1.1, whole genome shotgun sequence contains these coding sequences:
- the hadhb gene encoding trifunctional enzyme subunit beta, mitochondrial — MASMLLSSMSCAVSPARAVYFATRSLSTAAQLQAQAQLKTKKTLARPGVKNIVLVEGVRTPFLLSGTTYADLMPHDLARAALLGLLHRTGLPKDAVDYIIFGTVIQEVKTSNVAREAALGAGFSDKIPAHTVTMACISSNQAMTSAVGLIAAGQCDTVVAGGVEFMSDVPIRHSRKMRKTMLSLNKAKTLGQRLSLLGSIRLAHFSPELPAVAEFSSAETMGHSADRLAAAFEVSRVEQDEFALRSHSLAKKAQEAGLLQDVHSFKVPGRDIVSKDNGIRPSSMEQMGRLKPAFIKPHGTITAANASFLTDGASAVLIMSEEKALAMGYKPKAYLRDFVYVSQDPKDQLLLGPTYATPKVLERSGLNMSDIDVFEFHEAFAGQILANLKAMDSDWFAQTYMGRKSKVGTPSMDKFNLWGGSLSLGHPFGATGCRLVTTAAHRLKKEGGQYALVAACAAGGQGHAMVVEAYPH; from the exons ATGGCTTCCATGTTGCTGAGCTCGATGAGCTGCGCGGTCAGCCCGGCCAGGGCCGTGTACTTTG CGACACGCTCCCTCAGCACAGCAGCTCAGTTACAAGCTCAGG CTCAACTCAAGACAAAGAAGACACTCGCTCGGCCTGgtgtgaaaaacattgttctagtAGAAGGAGTTCGGACCCCTTTCCTGTTGTCTGGAACCAC ATATGCTGACCTGATGCCCCACGACCTGGCCAGAGCAGCTCTGCT GGGTCTGCTGCACAGAACAGGTTTACCTAAAGATGCTGTGGACTACATCATTTTTGGCACAGTTATTCAGGAAGTCAAGACGAGCAACGTCGCAAGAGAa GCAGCACTGGGTGCTGGCTTCTCTGATAAGATTCCAGCACACACTGTAACCATGGCCTGCATTTCCTCCAACCAAGCGATGACTTCAG CTGTTGGTTTGATTGCTGCTGGCCAGTGTGACACTGTTGTGGCAGGCGGAGTGGAGTTCATGTCTGATGTTCCTATCCGGCACAGTCGTAAGATGAGGAAAACCATGCTGTCCCTGAACAAAGCCAAAACCCTCGGCCAGAGGCTGAGTTTGCTCGGCAGCATACGACTGGCTCACTTTTCCCCTGAG ctTCCTGCAGTGGCTGAGTTCTCCTCAGCAGAAACTATGGGCCACAGTGCTGATCGCCTGGCTGCTGCATTTGAGGTTTCTAGGGTCGAGCAGGATGAGTTTGCTCTACGATCACATAGTCTGGCCAAAAAGGCTCAGGAGGCTGGTCTACTGCAGGATGTTCACTCCTTTAAAGTGCCAG GTCGTGATATTGTTTCCAAGGACAATGGCATCCGTCCATCCTCCATGGAGCAGATGGGCAGACTGAAGCCCGCCTTCATTAAACCTCATGGCACCATCACTGCTGCCAACGCTTCTTTTTTG ACTGATGGTGCCTCTGCTGTGCTCATCATGTCTGAAGAAAAAGCTTTGGCGATGGGTTACAAGCCTAAAGCCTACCTCAG AGACTTTGTCTACGTGTCGCAGGACCCGAAAGATCAGCTGCTGTTAGG ACCAACATATGCCACGCCCAAAGTCCTGGAGCGTTCCGGCCTGAACATGAGCGACATTGACGTCTTTGAGTTCCACGAGGCGTTTGCT GGGCAGATCTTGGCAAATCTGAAAGCCATGGACTCTGACTGGTTCGCGCAAACGTATATGGGCAGGAAATCAAAG GTTGGGACTCCTTCCATGGATAAGTTCAACCTCTGGGGAGGGTCTCTGTCTTTGGGTCATCCGTTTGGTGCCACTGGCTGCAGGCTAGTTACCACGGCGGCACACCGTCTGAAGAAGGAAGGAGGACAGTATGCACTGGTGGCAGCCTGTGCTGCCGGAGGACAG GGACATGCCATGGTGGTGGAGGCGTACCCCCACTAA